From the Priestia koreensis genome, one window contains:
- the trmFO gene encoding FADH(2)-oxidizing methylenetetrahydrofolate--tRNA-(uracil(54)-C(5))-methyltransferase TrmFO: MSEKFINVIGAGLAGSEAAWQIAKRGIKVHLYEMRPVRQTAAHHTDKFAELVCSNSLRGNSLTNAVGVLKEEMRQLDSVIIRSADECAVPAGGALAVDRHEFAALVTESVKNHPNVTVFTEEITEIPEGPTVIATGPLTSKDLSDQLRVLTGEDYLYFYDAAAPIIEKESIDMDKVYLKSRYDKGEAAYLNCPMTEEEFDRFYEALTTAETVPLKEFEKEIYFEGCMPIEVMGQRGKKTMLFGPMKPVGLEDPKTGKRPYAVVQLRQDDAAGTLYNLVGFQTHLKWGAQKEVLRLIPGLENVEIVRYGVMHRNTFINSPNLLKPTYQYREREDLFFAGQMTGVEGYVESAASGLVAGMNAAKQLLGEELVEFPQETAIGSMAYYITHTNAKNFQPMNANFGIFKELEVRIKNKQERYEAYANRALETIQNFIKK; encoded by the coding sequence ATGAGTGAAAAATTTATTAATGTAATTGGAGCAGGTCTTGCTGGTAGTGAAGCAGCGTGGCAAATTGCGAAACGAGGAATTAAGGTTCATCTATACGAAATGCGTCCTGTTAGACAAACAGCTGCGCATCACACAGACAAGTTTGCAGAGCTTGTTTGCAGTAACTCACTTCGAGGCAACTCGTTAACAAACGCAGTGGGTGTATTAAAAGAAGAAATGCGTCAATTGGATTCCGTTATTATTCGCTCAGCAGATGAATGTGCCGTGCCGGCAGGAGGAGCACTTGCGGTTGACCGTCATGAATTTGCGGCTCTTGTAACGGAAAGTGTTAAAAATCATCCAAATGTAACGGTATTTACAGAAGAAATTACAGAAATCCCAGAAGGACCAACAGTAATCGCAACAGGTCCACTAACATCAAAAGATCTTTCAGATCAGCTTCGTGTTCTCACTGGCGAAGATTACTTGTATTTCTATGATGCGGCAGCACCAATCATTGAAAAAGAAAGCATTGATATGGACAAAGTATACTTAAAGTCCCGTTATGACAAAGGAGAAGCAGCTTACCTAAACTGTCCAATGACAGAAGAGGAATTTGATCGCTTTTACGAAGCACTTACGACAGCTGAAACGGTTCCCCTTAAAGAGTTCGAAAAAGAAATTTACTTTGAGGGATGTATGCCAATTGAAGTAATGGGGCAACGCGGAAAGAAAACGATGCTATTTGGTCCGATGAAACCAGTAGGATTAGAAGATCCAAAAACAGGGAAGCGACCATATGCAGTTGTACAACTTCGTCAAGATGATGCGGCAGGAACCCTTTATAATCTTGTTGGTTTCCAAACGCATTTAAAATGGGGAGCACAAAAAGAGGTTCTTCGTTTAATTCCAGGACTTGAGAACGTAGAAATTGTGCGTTATGGTGTGATGCATCGCAATACGTTCATTAATTCACCTAACTTATTAAAGCCAACGTATCAGTACCGTGAACGTGAAGATCTATTCTTTGCTGGTCAAATGACAGGTGTTGAAGGATACGTGGAATCTGCTGCAAGTGGATTAGTAGCAGGAATGAACGCAGCGAAGCAACTTCTTGGAGAGGAACTTGTTGAATTCCCACAAGAAACAGCCATCGGTAGCATGGCGTACTACATTACCCATACAAACGCGAAAAACTTCCAGCCAATGAATGCCAACTTTGGGATTTTTAAAGAGCTTGAAGTGCGTATTAAGAACAAACAAGAACGTTATGAAGCCTACGCTAATCGAGCGTTGGAAACTATTCAGAATTTTATAAAAAAATAA